A window of Gavia stellata isolate bGavSte3 chromosome 21, bGavSte3.hap2, whole genome shotgun sequence contains these coding sequences:
- the HORMAD2 gene encoding HORMA domain-containing protein 2 produces MATHQLLQTRQKKKSSKESVLFPNKIATEQQSVVLVKRLLAISVSCITYMRGLFPESSYGTRYLDGNAFNLYLCLKILREDKNCLGSLQIVKWIQGCFDALERQYLHVAVLAIYTNPKEPETVTELYQFKFKYKKEVPQMDIISNQMNFVNGVCSEDVKQASRLLIRKLYLLMQNLGPLPNDITLTMKLLYYNDVTPKDYQPPGFKEDGGPGDLLFDGDPVNLRVGSVSTAFHLMKVRVTTEKKRMGTAESNLIQKNGPTEISHQGLDCEEEEEEGSTKNHPLPIRADSSRCGEDKSDTHPGWETEASSFYLQDTGGKKKMEIKETGRMPRSRASQQINCLNLAFSQEEVIGPKKKRKVSEPEKLLLEVRK; encoded by the exons ATGGCTACTCATCAGCTTTTACAGACtaggcaaaagaaaaagtccTCTAAG GAATCAGTGTTGTTCCCCAACAAAATTGCGACCGAGCAGCAGTCCGTGGTGCTGGTGAAAAGACTTCTGGCCATCTCTGTATCCTGTATAACGTACATGAGAGGACTGTTCCCAGAGAGCTCTTATGGGACTCGCTATTTAGATGGTAACGCTTTCAATTTGT ACCTCTGTCTAAAAATTCTCCGagaagataaaaactgtctggGATCATTGCAGATAGTCAAGTG GATTCAAGGTTGTTTTGATGCTTTGGAGAGGCAGTAT TTACATGTTGCTGTCCTCGCA ATTTACACCAATCCCAAGGAACCGGAG ACAGTGACCGAACTGTATCAGTTCAAATTCAAGTACAAAAAGGAGGTGCCCCAGATGGACATCATCAG CAACCAAATGAACTTTGTGAATGGGGTGTGCAGCGAGGACGTTAAACAGGCCAGCAGGCTCCTGATCCGTAAACTGTACCTGCTAATGCAAAACCTCGGGCCACTTCCCAATGACATTACCCTGACCATGAAACTCCTCTACTACAATGATG TAACTCCCAAAGATTACCAGCCCCCAGGCTTTAAGGAAGATGGCGGCCCTGGTGACCTGTTGTTTGATGGTGATCCTGTCAACCTGAGAGTAGGGTCAGTCTCCACTGCGTTCCACCTCATGAAAGTGAGAGTGACAACTGAAAAGAAGAGAATGGGGACAGCGGAAAGCAACCTGATCCAGAAGAATGGCCCTACTGAGATCTCCCATCAAGGGTTAGActgtgaggaagaggaagaggaggggagcaCAAAG AATCACCCTCTCCCTATCAGAGCAGATTCAAGCAGGTGTGGAGAGGACAAAAGTGACACCCATCCAGGCTGGGAAACGGAAGCATCTTCTTTTTACCTTCAGGATACAG GTGGAAAGAAGAAGATGGAAATAAAGGAGACGGGCAGGATGCCTCGCTCAAGGGCATCTCAGCAG